A window of Blattabacterium cuenoti contains these coding sequences:
- a CDS encoding 4Fe-4S dicluster domain-containing protein — MINNKKKKNNSKKEEKNIIKNILNQKTSRRDFLKWIGFSTASATLAACKGPVIKSIPYVVKPDIITPGIPTYYASTMMDSFDIGCVLVKTREGRPIKIEPNFTSKYLNTTSVRIQSSILSLYDEKRLKNPFLMGKASSWDKIDDFVINHMNKISQLNKDIVILSSSYPSYSTKKLFKYFQKIYPTTKWITYDAISYSIALDAAEQIFGIRAFPYFDLSEIELIISFDADFLSNWSPISLSKSYSMNRSPGKQMSQHIQLESNMTLSGANADIRMPKTPSDIKHILFEIYQSIFFNIKSKNNVSKTIIDLIKQKKSKSVILADGDKESYILSFLINSKINSKALKTKKFIFSKESNDKKFQNFINDVKNNKIGILLIHNTNPFYSFPLFNKIKNNIPISIYFTITNNDTSQNTDILLPIPHWLESWGDSHPITDYYTLMQPTIHPIFNTRQFQDSLLIWSKNKKYNNYYNFLKKIWEKDIIPNSNVSSFNEALFHGIVKKKDDFNIKNKFYTFSSSSLNTMPIIKSNLFELRLYIKIGIGDGTQYDNPWLQEFPDPITRTTWENYLTISPFDANKLDIKNWITTSGAMNGHCVNLIKNDKILLHNIPVYIQPGQSIGTIGLSFGYGQTIGKLSKICTGTNAYKIYKNFNIIQLDIQVLKSSKIHKFSCVQVYNYTEERNIIKNTDLNTFLNQSSHIWNEKEKNIKTYVEKQNYEKNGHHFQLAIDLNSCIGCGSCVIACHSENNVPIVGKQEIRKSRDMHWIRIDRYYSSYYNKKKSNYLFNPNVSFVPLMCQHCENAPCETVCPVGATTHGTQGQNMMTYNRCVGTRYCANNCPYKVRRFNWFNYVNNHNFDFNMNNSLGKMVINPDVVVRSRGVMEKCSMCIQRTQYVIGMAKKENRTIKDEEFETACSISCPTNAIIFGDVNDPNSKISKTIKDNRNYKILEFLGINPNVSYNLKVRNK; from the coding sequence ATGATAAATAATAAAAAAAAGAAAAATAATTCTAAAAAAGAAGAAAAAAATATAATAAAAAATATTCTTAATCAAAAAACTTCTAGACGTGATTTTTTAAAATGGATAGGATTTAGTACAGCATCAGCAACATTAGCTGCATGTAAAGGACCAGTTATAAAATCCATACCTTATGTTGTTAAGCCAGATATTATTACTCCTGGTATTCCAACTTATTATGCATCTACTATGATGGATTCTTTTGATATTGGATGTGTATTAGTCAAAACAAGAGAAGGTAGACCAATAAAAATAGAACCAAATTTTACTTCTAAATATTTGAATACAACATCGGTTAGAATTCAATCTTCTATATTATCTTTATATGATGAAAAAAGATTAAAAAATCCATTTTTAATGGGAAAAGCATCATCATGGGACAAAATAGATGATTTTGTCATAAATCATATGAATAAAATTTCTCAACTTAATAAAGATATAGTTATACTTTCTTCATCTTATCCTAGCTATTCTACAAAAAAATTATTTAAATATTTTCAAAAAATTTATCCAACTACAAAATGGATTACTTATGATGCTATTTCTTATTCTATAGCTTTAGATGCAGCAGAACAAATATTTGGTATTAGAGCTTTTCCATACTTTGATTTATCAGAAATAGAATTAATTATTTCTTTTGATGCAGATTTTTTATCTAATTGGAGTCCTATTAGTCTTAGTAAATCTTATTCTATGAATAGAAGTCCAGGAAAACAAATGTCGCAACATATTCAACTAGAAAGTAATATGACATTATCTGGAGCTAATGCAGATATTAGAATGCCAAAAACTCCATCTGATATAAAACATATATTATTTGAAATTTATCAATCTATTTTTTTTAACATAAAAAGTAAAAATAATGTTTCAAAAACCATAATAGATTTAATTAAACAAAAAAAATCTAAAAGTGTTATTTTAGCAGATGGAGATAAAGAATCTTATATATTATCATTTTTAATTAATTCTAAAATTAATAGTAAAGCTTTAAAAACAAAAAAATTTATTTTTTCAAAAGAAAGTAATGATAAGAAATTTCAAAACTTCATCAATGATGTAAAAAACAACAAAATTGGTATTTTATTAATTCATAATACTAATCCATTTTATAGTTTTCCATTATTTAATAAAATTAAAAATAATATTCCAATATCTATTTATTTTACAATTACAAATAATGATACTAGTCAAAATACAGATATTTTACTTCCTATTCCACATTGGTTAGAAAGTTGGGGGGATTCACATCCAATAACAGATTATTACACATTAATGCAACCTACTATACATCCTATATTTAATACTAGACAATTTCAAGATTCATTATTAATATGGAGTAAAAATAAAAAATATAATAATTATTATAATTTTTTAAAAAAAATTTGGGAAAAAGATATTATTCCAAATTCTAATGTTTCATCATTTAATGAAGCATTATTTCATGGAATTGTGAAAAAAAAAGATGATTTTAATATAAAAAATAAATTTTATACATTTTCCTCTTCTTCACTAAATACGATGCCAATAATTAAATCTAATTTATTCGAACTTAGATTATATATTAAAATTGGAATTGGCGATGGGACTCAATATGATAATCCATGGTTACAAGAGTTTCCTGATCCTATTACTCGTACAACTTGGGAAAATTATTTAACCATTTCACCTTTTGATGCAAATAAATTAGATATTAAAAATTGGATTACTACATCTGGCGCTATGAATGGACATTGTGTTAACTTAATTAAAAATGATAAAATACTCCTTCATAATATTCCCGTTTATATACAACCAGGACAAAGTATAGGAACTATAGGATTATCTTTTGGATATGGACAAACAATAGGTAAATTGTCCAAAATTTGTACAGGAACAAATGCATATAAAATATATAAAAATTTTAATATTATACAATTAGATATACAAGTATTGAAATCAAGCAAAATACATAAATTTTCTTGCGTACAAGTTTACAATTATACAGAAGAAAGAAATATTATAAAGAATACTGATTTAAATACATTTTTAAATCAATCATCACATATATGGAATGAAAAAGAAAAAAATATAAAAACTTATGTAGAAAAACAAAATTATGAAAAAAATGGACATCATTTTCAATTGGCTATAGATTTAAATTCTTGTATTGGATGTGGATCATGTGTTATTGCATGTCATTCAGAAAATAATGTACCTATTGTAGGTAAACAAGAAATTAGAAAATCTAGAGATATGCATTGGATAAGAATAGATAGATATTATTCTTCTTATTATAATAAAAAAAAATCAAATTATTTATTTAATCCAAATGTTTCTTTTGTACCTTTAATGTGTCAACATTGTGAAAATGCACCTTGTGAAACCGTTTGTCCAGTTGGAGCCACTACTCATGGGACACAAGGCCAAAATATGATGACTTATAATCGTTGTGTAGGTACACGTTATTGTGCTAATAATTGTCCTTATAAAGTTAGAAGATTTAATTGGTTTAATTACGTCAATAATCACAATTTTGATTTTAATATGAATAATAGTTTAGGTAAAATGGTGATTAATCCTGATGTTGTAGTAAGAAGTAGAGGGGTAATGGAAAAATGTTCAATGTGTATACAAAGAACACAATATGTTATTGGAATGGCTAAAAAAGAAAATAGAACAATAAAAGATGAAGAATTTGAAACTGCATGTAGTATATCTTGTCCAACAAATGCTATTATTTTTGGTGACGTGAATGATCCAAATAGTAAAATTTCTAAAACTATAAAAGATAATAGAAATTATAAAATTTTAGAATTCTTAGGAATTAATCCAAATGTTTCTTATAATCTTAAAGTAAGGAATAAGTAA
- the nrfD gene encoding NrfD/PsrC family molybdoenzyme membrane anchor subunit, protein MLNNYENDKPIKSALITGKKNYQNITNDTLNPIINKAGNLWWIFFIISLLSFLWGLICILYTIGTGIGVWGINKTINWAWDITNFVWWVGIGHAGTLISAVLLLFRQKWRLSINRSAEAMTIFAVIQAGLFPIIHMGRPWNAYWVIPIPNQFGSLWPNFNSPLLWDVFAISTYFSVSTVFWFIGLIPDFAMIRDRITNPIQKKIYSILSFGWGGTSSEWQRFEEISLVLAGLCTPLVFSVHTIVSFDFATSIIKGWHSTIFPPYFVSGAIFSGFAMVQTLLGVTRKVLSLENYITRDHIEYMNKIILLTGGIVSLAYISEFILSWSSKDPFEKFIYFSLKAATGPYWWAFWILILCNVIIPQLLWIKFIRRSFFWSYIIAIIINIGMWFERFDIIVLNLSRDYLPSSWTGFVPTFVDVGIFIGTIGFFFSIYLLYIRVFPVISQSELKTLIPCQGSKKKL, encoded by the coding sequence ATGTTAAATAATTATGAAAATGATAAACCAATTAAATCAGCATTAATTACAGGAAAAAAAAACTATCAAAATATTACAAATGATACCTTGAATCCTATTATAAATAAAGCTGGTAATTTATGGTGGATTTTTTTTATAATATCTTTATTATCTTTTTTATGGGGTCTAATTTGTATTTTATATACTATTGGAACAGGAATTGGAGTATGGGGTATTAATAAAACTATTAATTGGGCTTGGGATATTACAAATTTTGTGTGGTGGGTAGGTATTGGACATGCTGGTACATTAATATCAGCAGTTTTATTATTATTTCGTCAAAAATGGAGATTATCAATTAATAGATCAGCTGAAGCAATGACGATATTTGCAGTTATACAAGCAGGATTATTTCCAATAATTCATATGGGAAGACCATGGAATGCATATTGGGTTATACCAATCCCTAATCAATTTGGTAGTTTATGGCCTAATTTTAATTCTCCTCTTTTATGGGATGTATTTGCAATTAGTACTTATTTCTCTGTATCTACAGTGTTTTGGTTTATTGGATTAATTCCAGATTTTGCAATGATAAGAGATAGAATAACTAATCCAATACAAAAAAAAATTTATAGTATTCTTAGTTTTGGTTGGGGTGGAACATCAAGTGAGTGGCAAAGATTTGAAGAAATATCTCTTGTGTTAGCTGGATTATGTACACCATTAGTTTTTTCAGTTCATACTATTGTTTCTTTTGATTTTGCTACATCTATTATTAAAGGATGGCATAGTACAATTTTTCCTCCTTATTTTGTTTCAGGAGCTATATTTTCTGGATTTGCTATGGTACAAACCTTATTAGGAGTAACTAGAAAAGTTCTTTCTTTAGAAAATTATATTACTAGAGATCATATTGAATATATGAATAAAATTATTCTTTTAACTGGTGGAATTGTATCTTTAGCTTATATATCAGAATTTATTCTTTCTTGGTCATCAAAAGATCCTTTTGAAAAATTTATTTATTTTTCTTTAAAAGCTGCTACTGGGCCTTATTGGTGGGCTTTTTGGATTTTAATTTTATGTAATGTTATTATTCCACAATTATTATGGATTAAATTTATAAGAAGAAGTTTTTTTTGGTCATATATAATAGCTATTATTATTAATATTGGAATGTGGTTTGAAAGATTTGATATTATTGTTTTAAATTTAAGTCGTGATTATCTTCCATCATCATGGACTGGATTTGTTCCAACTTTTGTAGATGTTGGCATATTTATTGGAACAATTGGATTTTTTTTCTCTATTTATTTATTATATATACGAGTATTTCCAGTAATTTCGCAATCTGAATTAAAAACTTTAATTCCTTGTCAAGGAAGTAAAAAAAAATTATAA
- a CDS encoding DUF3341 domain-containing protein, with translation MLSSNSRCRCRTPNVIHALYNNKYLMIDSIKLLIKNKNIKIKEVYSPFPIHNLDKLLKLKPTNLSIYAFIYGLFGFCFSNWMIWYIMIYDWPQNIGGKPSFSWIQNLPSFIPVIFELSIYFSAHFMCITYMFQCKLFPWKNSKNPDPRTTDHLFLIEIDYYNNNRYSILDVSYILQKQGAIEVHFK, from the coding sequence ATGTTATCTAGTAATAGTCGATGTCGATGTAGAACACCTAATGTTATTCATGCATTATACAATAATAAATATTTAATGATTGATAGTATTAAATTACTTATTAAAAATAAAAATATAAAAATCAAAGAAGTATATTCACCTTTTCCAATACATAATTTAGACAAATTATTAAAACTTAAACCAACTAATTTATCGATTTATGCCTTTATATATGGATTATTTGGTTTTTGTTTTTCAAATTGGATGATTTGGTATATTATGATTTATGATTGGCCTCAAAATATTGGAGGTAAACCCTCTTTTTCATGGATTCAAAATTTACCTTCTTTTATACCTGTTATATTTGAATTATCTATTTATTTTTCTGCACATTTTATGTGTATTACATATATGTTTCAATGTAAATTATTTCCATGGAAAAACTCAAAAAATCCAGATCCTAGAACAACAGATCATCTTTTTTTGATAGAAATTGATTATTACAATAATAACAGATATTCTATACTTGATGTTTCGTATATATTACAAAAACAAGGTGCAATAGAAGTACATTTTAAATAA
- a CDS encoding c-type cytochrome: MPDMYYSDAYEPYSDPYPYYKSSVKKIKINPFIMDQTSSLTSVQGTIPRNYYESFSIYTQNNTNNGYIKSKNIIESPLNINNIDNKAMNNILQDGKKIYTINCAICHGNLGDGEGTLVKSGKILGIPNYKDRDITVGSIYHVVTYGKNNMSSYASQLNKLDRWKVSEYVMFLKTKLNK; this comes from the coding sequence ATGCCTGATATGTATTATTCAGATGCATATGAACCATATTCTGATCCATATCCATATTATAAATCTTCTGTTAAGAAAATTAAAATTAATCCGTTTATAATGGATCAAACATCATCACTTACTTCTGTACAGGGGACTATTCCAAGAAATTATTATGAATCATTTTCAATATATACACAAAATAATACAAATAATGGATATATTAAATCAAAAAATATTATTGAATCTCCTTTAAATATAAATAATATAGATAATAAAGCTATGAATAATATATTACAAGATGGAAAAAAAATATATACAATTAATTGTGCTATTTGTCATGGAAATTTAGGAGATGGAGAAGGAACTTTAGTAAAGTCAGGCAAAATATTAGGTATTCCTAATTATAAAGATAGGGATATTACTGTTGGTAGTATTTATCATGTAGTTACATATGGAAAAAATAATATGAGTTCTTATGCATCTCAACTTAATAAGTTAGATAGATGGAAAGTTTCAGAATATGTTATGTTTTTAAAAACTAAATTAAATAAATAA
- a CDS encoding potassium channel family protein, which produces MKIIIIGLGNFGRSLALNLTENGHEVFGIDNKMEKVNLLKDHIENVICMDANNEEAYKIIPIQQANLGIVAIGENEGSSIVTTAILKKYQNLRIISRSLSQIHDTILNAMGINEIIHPEQDAAFRLTQQISFNYTLNYFKIDNQYSIAEVFSPSSFNGKSVQMLQLMQKYSILLITIIRNVKLNLLFNKQNKIDTQQVIGLVNEKTVLQNGDILTIFGKKQSIIHFIKQENIIHPSYSY; this is translated from the coding sequence TTGAAAATTATAATCATTGGACTAGGAAATTTTGGCAGATCTTTAGCTTTAAATTTAACAGAAAATGGGCATGAAGTTTTTGGAATAGATAATAAAATGGAAAAAGTAAATTTATTAAAAGATCATATAGAAAATGTAATATGCATGGATGCAAATAATGAAGAAGCTTATAAAATTATTCCTATACAACAAGCAAATTTAGGAATTGTTGCAATTGGAGAAAATGAAGGATCGTCAATAGTTACAACAGCTATACTTAAAAAATATCAAAATCTTAGAATAATCAGTAGATCTTTATCACAAATACATGATACCATATTAAATGCTATGGGGATTAATGAAATTATTCATCCAGAACAAGATGCAGCTTTTAGATTAACTCAACAAATATCCTTCAATTATACTTTAAATTATTTTAAAATAGATAATCAATATTCTATTGCAGAAGTATTTTCTCCATCATCTTTTAATGGAAAATCTGTTCAAATGTTACAATTAATGCAAAAATATTCTATTTTATTGATTACTATAATAAGAAATGTAAAATTAAATTTATTATTTAATAAACAAAATAAAATAGATACTCAACAAGTTATTGGATTAGTAAATGAAAAAACAGTATTACAAAATGGAGATATATTAACTATTTTTGGTAAAAAACAATCTATTATACATTTTATAAAACAAGAAAATATTATACATCCATCATATTCATATTAA
- a CDS encoding TrkH family potassium uptake protein, with protein MIQKFKILRYVLSILTSFVVFYLIFLLVWSSKINPIINITILLGLVITLIILHGTSLLLIKHLNKRHKSVLFLSFIVLISSLIFCIVNYLIQKENELITISLLVSLTLYLLIIITYLIRNIYIKIHNPMIIFIISFIVLSFIGTLLLLIPTSTVKKISFIDALFTSTSAVCVTGLSVLNISKDLTYLGQWIILILIEIGGLGILTITSCLSYFFSDGFSFRERNYISNFLNTTTTNNVLSLAAQVVLFTLIIESIGAILIFLSIRKQHVSDHPLFFAIFHSISAFCNGGFSILNQGLYSIAVLHNYVLQIIIASLIILGGIGFNSSFNFFTYIWLTMKQFVYKKFKHKNIINPAHILTLHTKIVIFSTIYLIFFGTIFYFTFEFNHSLLEHRSYTGKLISSFFSSVTSRTAGFQVLNMHYWTPITILVTILLMWIGASPGSTGGGIKTSTFVLALMNILSLSTGKTRLEIQKNEISYECIQLSFAIIIFSFIITYLSILIILFLDPKQKLFYIIFEVVSAFSTVGLSLGITQSLSYGSKLVLIILMFLGRIGCLNIMFGLFKKNKIISHDYYRYPNGFIMIN; from the coding sequence ATGATACAAAAATTCAAAATATTACGATACGTATTATCTATTTTAACTTCATTTGTTGTTTTTTATTTAATATTTTTATTAGTATGGAGTTCGAAAATAAATCCAATTATAAATATTACTATCTTACTTGGATTAGTTATAACATTAATTATATTACATGGTACGTCTTTATTATTAATAAAACATTTAAACAAACGTCATAAGTCAGTTTTATTTTTATCTTTTATTGTTCTAATTTCTTCATTGATATTTTGTATTGTAAATTATTTAATTCAAAAAGAAAATGAATTAATCACAATATCATTATTAGTGAGTTTAACTCTATATTTATTAATTATAATTACGTATTTAATACGTAATATATATATTAAAATTCATAATCCAATGATTATTTTTATTATTAGTTTTATTGTTTTATCTTTCATTGGTACATTATTATTATTAATTCCTACTTCTACTGTTAAAAAAATATCATTTATAGATGCATTATTTACTTCTACTAGTGCAGTATGTGTCACTGGGCTATCAGTATTAAATATTTCTAAAGATTTGACTTATTTAGGTCAATGGATAATATTAATTTTAATAGAAATTGGTGGATTAGGAATATTAACTATTACTTCTTGTTTAAGCTATTTTTTTAGTGATGGATTCTCTTTTAGAGAAAGAAATTATATTAGTAATTTTTTAAATACAACAACAACCAACAATGTTCTTAGTTTAGCTGCACAAGTTGTATTGTTTACTTTAATAATAGAATCTATAGGTGCAATTTTAATTTTTTTATCCATTAGAAAACAACATGTATCTGATCATCCTTTATTTTTCGCTATTTTTCATTCAATTTCGGCATTTTGTAATGGAGGATTTTCTATTTTAAACCAAGGATTATATTCTATAGCAGTCTTACATAATTATGTATTACAAATTATAATAGCAAGTTTAATAATTTTGGGTGGAATAGGATTTAATAGTTCATTTAATTTCTTTACATATATTTGGTTAACAATGAAACAATTTGTTTATAAAAAATTTAAACATAAAAATATTATAAATCCAGCACATATTTTAACTTTGCATACAAAAATTGTCATATTCTCTACAATATATTTAATTTTTTTTGGAACTATTTTTTATTTTACTTTTGAATTTAATCATTCTTTATTAGAACATAGGTCTTATACTGGAAAATTAATTTCTTCATTTTTTTCTTCCGTAACATCAAGAACAGCTGGATTTCAAGTACTAAATATGCATTATTGGACTCCAATTACTATTTTAGTGACTATTTTATTAATGTGGATTGGTGCATCTCCAGGATCTACTGGTGGAGGTATTAAAACCAGTACATTTGTATTAGCATTAATGAATATTCTTTCTTTATCAACAGGAAAAACTAGATTAGAAATTCAAAAAAATGAAATATCTTATGAATGTATTCAACTTTCTTTTGCAATTATTATTTTTTCTTTTATTATTACATATTTAAGTATTTTAATTATTTTATTTTTAGATCCAAAACAAAAATTATTTTACATTATTTTTGAAGTGGTATCAGCATTTTCAACAGTAGGATTATCTTTAGGTATTACACAAAGTTTATCATATGGAAGTAAATTAGTATTAATTATTTTAATGTTCTTAGGAAGGATAGGTTGTTTAAATATTATGTTTGGTTTGTTTAAAAAAAATAAAATAATTTCTCACGATTATTATAGATATCCAAATGGATTTATTATGATAAATTAA
- the tsaB gene encoding tRNA (adenosine(37)-N6)-threonylcarbamoyltransferase complex dimerization subunit type 1 TsaB, translating into MSLILNLETSTNNCSISIANKGKCLIMIEEYLDPPIHSDKLHLFIQYAIDISKICIHQLKSICISTGPGLYTSLRIGMSAAKGLCNSLDIPLLSLDSLTIMCHKINNIKSEFLIPIICQKSNYCYTSIFNKLKKRITPIYKNKNDCMINFFKNFMKKKNKAYYFGYNINCIINSLHYMPYIPYMIYPSSMEMSNLSYIQFCNKKFENITKLIPFY; encoded by the coding sequence ATGAGTTTAATTCTAAATTTAGAAACTTCTACTAATAATTGTTCAATAAGTATAGCAAATAAGGGAAAATGCTTAATTATGATAGAAGAATATTTAGATCCACCAATACATTCTGATAAATTACATTTATTTATTCAATATGCTATAGATATATCTAAAATATGCATTCATCAATTAAAATCTATATGTATCAGTACAGGTCCTGGATTATATACTTCTTTAAGAATAGGTATGTCAGCTGCGAAAGGATTGTGTAATTCCTTAGATATACCATTATTATCTTTAGACTCTTTAACAATTATGTGTCATAAAATTAACAATATAAAATCAGAATTTTTAATTCCTATTATATGTCAAAAATCAAATTATTGTTATACATCTATTTTTAATAAATTAAAAAAAAGAATAACTCCTATTTATAAAAATAAAAACGACTGTATGATAAATTTTTTTAAAAATTTTATGAAAAAAAAAAATAAAGCATATTATTTTGGATATAATATTAATTGTATAATTAATTCATTACATTATATGCCATATATTCCATATATGATTTATCCATCTTCAATGGAAATGTCCAATCTATCTTATATACAATTTTGTAATAAAAAATTTGAAAATATTACAAAATTAATACCTTTTTATTAG
- the nadE gene encoding NAD(+) synthase codes for MIHSKLIINYIITWLKKYIKKSKSNGFILGISGGIDSALTSTLVAMTKKPTLILEMPILDKKNNLSKQHIQFLKKKFENIYHLEKNLYQLYILFSEIMDEPNQIKQQKYLLALANLQSRLRMITLYYYANIHNYLVVGTGNKIEDFGVGFFTKYGDGGVDILPIGDLTKSEVKILSKELNIISSIQNAIPKDGLWQDQRSDEDQLNATYKELEWAMKNDKNHIRITNKKYNIINIYKNLHQKNQHKMISIPICVIPNTFKY; via the coding sequence ATGATACATTCAAAACTCATAATTAATTATATTATTACTTGGTTGAAAAAGTACATAAAAAAATCCAAATCGAATGGATTTATTCTTGGAATATCCGGTGGAATTGATTCTGCATTAACTTCCACATTAGTTGCAATGACCAAAAAACCCACTTTAATCTTAGAAATGCCAATTTTAGATAAAAAAAATAATTTATCTAAACAACATATACAATTTTTAAAAAAAAAATTTGAAAATATTTATCACTTAGAAAAAAACTTATACCAATTATATATTTTATTTTCTGAAATAATGGATGAACCAAATCAAATTAAACAACAAAAATATTTATTAGCATTAGCTAATTTGCAATCCCGTTTAAGAATGATCACATTATATTATTACGCAAATATTCATAATTATTTAGTAGTAGGGACTGGAAATAAAATAGAAGATTTTGGAGTAGGATTTTTTACAAAATATGGAGATGGTGGTGTAGATATACTGCCTATTGGAGATTTGACTAAATCTGAAGTGAAAATATTATCTAAAGAACTTAATATTATTTCTTCTATACAAAATGCTATTCCTAAAGATGGATTATGGCAAGATCAAAGATCTGATGAAGATCAATTAAATGCTACTTATAAAGAATTAGAATGGGCAATGAAAAATGATAAAAATCATATTCGTATAACAAATAAAAAATATAATATTATTAATATATATAAAAATTTACATCAAAAAAATCAACATAAAATGATCTCTATTCCAATTTGTGTAATTCCTAATACTTTCAAATATTAA